The Streptomyces cynarae genome contains a region encoding:
- a CDS encoding SRPBCC family protein → MSTVKETVEVEVPVRAAYNQWTQFEEFPNFMEGVEEVTQLDDRHNHWTTKIGGVRREFDTEIVDQLPDERITWRTTSGDTRQKGSVRFQRVDDTHTRVELVMDVEPGGAAEKTADMLGVIDRRVKGDMRRFKEFIEQRGGESGAWRGRIQPGDAGGPSI, encoded by the coding sequence ATGAGCACGGTCAAGGAAACGGTCGAAGTCGAGGTTCCGGTTCGCGCTGCCTACAACCAGTGGACGCAGTTCGAGGAGTTCCCGAACTTCATGGAGGGAGTCGAGGAGGTCACGCAGCTCGACGACCGCCACAACCACTGGACCACCAAGATCGGCGGAGTGCGGCGGGAGTTCGACACCGAGATCGTCGACCAGCTTCCCGACGAGCGGATCACCTGGCGTACCACCAGCGGCGACACCCGGCAGAAGGGTTCGGTCCGATTCCAGCGCGTGGACGACACCCACACACGCGTGGAGCTCGTGATGGATGTCGAACCCGGTGGAGCCGCGGAGAAGACCGCGGACATGCTGGGAGTGATCGACCGGCGCGTCAAGGGAGACATGCGCCGCTTCAAGGAGTTCATCGAGCAGCGTGGCGGCGAGTCCGGCGCCTGGCGCGGTCGCATCCAGCCCGGTGACGCCGGTGGCCCGTCCATCTGA
- a CDS encoding cation-translocating P-type ATPase gives MALPGRRLLRSVVSSATASLWDGTRKRVRRFEGRLHIAVRGLSHGELPHASAAKLAEEVERRLTGLPGVTWAVVNTVLGHAVVGTDDSFDLEELVPALIDAVEEVEQAHGLENPLPDHPTSGRTTRRAALAVAVQVAAAPLAAVTGLARRAPLPSSVTALIPLIDVHPRLRAMVDRAIGTDNANLLLPLLAAVGHAGSGGMVGVVVDTVRHTLRVLETNAEAAAWTAAEPRLAGSSAAGSHGPVHDPPPREAPLRPGPVERYADQSSLVAAASFAGSLLVTRRPARAAGGALAAIPKAPLLAREGFACALGRGLARRGVLVADSGALRRLDRIGTVLLDTGVLATGSHVLADLVPLDDDAPVGDLAARAHRLFDGSAPEKPARDGDWALGPVEQLSLQGRAGARERDRLHRGGARLVLGLAHGRRLLAVISAVPQMHDVAGTFVPTAHAARLRVVAAGAHTADPALREADAVRAADERLVDCVRDLQREGEGVLLISRDRAALAAADVGVGVAGPDGTPPWGAHLYVGADPAAAVVIVRACRGARDSARRGVRIAEAAAAVGATAALAGRSGRPAARGVTAFNVAGALATCTGVWSAVRLLRRPPPVTAASRGPWHAMDPGTVLERTGSAEAGLTDEEAQARSTAPGERAPTSSPVRAYLTEMANPLTPVLGAGAAMSASVGAVLDAVVIVAVTAVSGLVGGFQRYRTDRAVARLRRESGVMARVLRDERETTVPAQQLVVGDVVVLSAGDVVPADARLLEAHHLETDESALTGESLPVAKAVAPVLASDVAERTSMVYEGTTVAAGRCRAVVVATGTATEASRAAVMGRGAAAPAVGVERRLARITRGTLPVALGSAAAVMVAGTLRGRSTRETVGAGVGLAVASVPEGLPFLVSAAQLASARRLSARGALVRDPRTIEAAGRTDVLCFDKTGTLTYGRISLVAVSADGDSRPLESLGDEQRAVLAAALRATPHPHGGAGFEHATDGAVTAGAEEAGVRRTTDVPGWRRVSGLPFEPSRGFHATIGRFGERRILSVKGAPEEVVERCATRGGRPLDQRERADVLAAGEKLAAEGHRILAVAELRGAAGEELRDETVRGLDFVGFLAFADRVRGTAAEAVRHLVDAGVHIVMITGDHPGTAGAMAAELGVLDGRRVVTGTELDDLDDRALDALLPEVGVVARGTPVHKVRVVQAFQRLGRTVAMTGDGANDAPAIRLADVGIAFGTRATPAARAAADLVVTDDRLETVLAALVEGRAMWASVRQALAILVGGNLGEIAFTLLGAAATGTSPLTARQLLLVNLFTDLAPAMAVALRPPRPEAAERMLHEGPEVSLGTALTEETVCRAVATALGATAAWIVARFTGRAVRRTVALVALVGTQLGQTLLAGGRSGAIVGSSLGSLAALAAVVQTPVLSQFFGCTPLGPLAWGIALSTAAAATVSSLFLPPLIGRIRTALPLPTLARA, from the coding sequence GTGGCACTGCCGGGACGGCGACTGCTGCGGTCCGTCGTGTCCTCCGCCACCGCCTCGCTGTGGGACGGCACACGCAAACGGGTGCGCCGGTTCGAGGGGCGTCTCCACATCGCCGTACGCGGCCTGAGCCACGGTGAGCTGCCCCATGCCTCGGCGGCGAAGCTGGCCGAGGAGGTGGAGCGGCGGCTCACCGGGCTGCCGGGCGTGACCTGGGCCGTGGTGAACACCGTGCTGGGGCATGCCGTCGTCGGCACGGACGACTCCTTCGACCTCGAGGAACTGGTGCCGGCCCTGATCGACGCGGTCGAGGAGGTCGAGCAGGCCCACGGACTCGAGAACCCGCTGCCCGACCATCCGACCTCCGGCCGTACGACCCGGCGAGCGGCCCTGGCCGTGGCCGTGCAGGTGGCGGCCGCCCCGCTGGCCGCCGTAACGGGTCTGGCCCGCCGGGCGCCGCTCCCGTCGTCGGTCACGGCTCTCATCCCGCTCATCGACGTCCACCCGAGGCTTCGGGCGATGGTGGACCGGGCGATCGGCACCGACAACGCCAATCTGCTGCTGCCGCTGCTGGCGGCGGTGGGCCATGCGGGCTCCGGAGGTATGGTCGGGGTCGTCGTGGACACCGTCCGGCACACCCTGCGGGTGCTGGAGACGAACGCGGAAGCCGCCGCCTGGACCGCGGCCGAGCCCCGCCTGGCCGGCAGTTCCGCGGCCGGGTCCCACGGCCCGGTGCACGACCCACCTCCCCGTGAGGCACCGCTGCGGCCGGGACCGGTCGAGCGCTACGCCGACCAGTCCTCCCTGGTGGCGGCGGCGTCGTTCGCCGGATCGCTGCTGGTCACCCGACGCCCGGCCAGGGCCGCCGGCGGTGCGCTCGCGGCGATCCCCAAGGCACCCCTGCTGGCCCGCGAAGGCTTCGCCTGTGCCCTCGGCCGGGGGCTGGCCCGCAGGGGCGTTCTCGTGGCGGACTCCGGTGCGCTGCGCCGGCTGGACCGTATCGGCACCGTGCTCCTCGACACCGGCGTTCTGGCCACCGGGTCCCATGTGCTGGCCGATCTGGTGCCCCTTGACGACGACGCGCCCGTGGGCGACCTCGCCGCGCGGGCCCACCGGCTCTTCGACGGCTCCGCGCCCGAGAAGCCGGCTCGTGACGGCGATTGGGCCCTGGGCCCGGTCGAGCAGCTGTCCTTGCAGGGGCGCGCCGGAGCACGCGAGCGGGATCGGCTGCACCGCGGCGGGGCACGGCTCGTGCTGGGGCTGGCACACGGGCGGCGGCTGCTCGCCGTGATCAGTGCGGTGCCGCAGATGCACGACGTCGCCGGCACCTTCGTCCCCACGGCCCATGCCGCCAGGCTGCGCGTCGTGGCCGCCGGGGCGCACACCGCAGACCCGGCCCTACGCGAGGCCGACGCGGTGCGCGCGGCGGACGAACGACTGGTGGACTGCGTACGGGACCTCCAGCGTGAGGGAGAAGGGGTGCTGCTCATCTCCCGGGACCGGGCGGCCCTCGCCGCGGCCGATGTCGGGGTCGGTGTCGCCGGCCCGGACGGGACGCCGCCCTGGGGCGCGCATCTTTACGTGGGCGCCGATCCGGCGGCGGCCGTCGTCATCGTGCGGGCCTGCCGCGGTGCCCGCGACAGTGCGCGGCGCGGGGTCCGGATCGCCGAGGCGGCCGCCGCCGTCGGCGCGACGGCGGCGCTGGCGGGGCGGTCGGGGCGGCCCGCGGCGCGCGGCGTGACGGCGTTCAACGTGGCGGGCGCCCTCGCCACCTGCACCGGAGTCTGGTCGGCCGTACGCCTGCTGCGGCGCCCTCCACCGGTGACCGCCGCGTCCCGCGGCCCCTGGCACGCGATGGACCCGGGCACCGTGCTGGAGCGGACCGGGAGCGCCGAGGCCGGGCTGACGGACGAGGAGGCGCAGGCGCGGAGCACCGCACCCGGCGAGCGGGCCCCCACGTCGTCGCCCGTGCGGGCGTACCTCACCGAGATGGCCAACCCGCTCACGCCCGTGCTCGGTGCCGGGGCGGCCATGTCGGCGTCGGTGGGCGCCGTCCTCGACGCCGTCGTCATCGTGGCGGTCACCGCCGTGTCCGGCCTCGTCGGCGGGTTCCAGCGCTACCGGACCGACCGGGCGGTGGCCCGGCTGCGCCGCGAGTCGGGTGTGATGGCCCGGGTGCTGCGGGACGAGCGGGAGACCACTGTGCCCGCCCAGCAGCTGGTCGTGGGCGATGTCGTCGTCCTGAGCGCCGGCGACGTCGTACCCGCGGACGCGCGCCTGCTGGAGGCGCACCACCTGGAGACCGACGAGTCGGCGCTCACCGGCGAGTCGCTGCCCGTGGCCAAGGCCGTCGCGCCGGTGCTGGCCTCGGACGTCGCGGAGCGCACGTCCATGGTGTACGAGGGCACCACCGTCGCGGCCGGCCGCTGCCGCGCGGTCGTCGTCGCGACCGGCACGGCGACGGAGGCGAGCCGGGCCGCGGTGATGGGCCGGGGTGCGGCCGCGCCCGCCGTCGGGGTGGAGCGCAGGCTGGCACGGATCACCCGCGGCACACTGCCCGTGGCCCTCGGCTCGGCCGCCGCGGTGATGGTGGCCGGGACGCTGCGCGGGCGCTCGACACGGGAGACGGTGGGCGCGGGCGTGGGGCTGGCCGTGGCCAGCGTCCCGGAGGGACTGCCGTTCCTGGTGTCGGCGGCCCAACTCGCCTCCGCCCGCAGGCTTTCCGCACGGGGCGCCCTGGTCAGGGATCCCCGTACGATCGAGGCGGCCGGCCGTACGGACGTCCTGTGCTTCGACAAGACCGGAACCCTCACCTATGGACGGATCTCCCTCGTCGCCGTCTCGGCGGACGGCGACAGCCGGCCCCTGGAGTCGCTCGGCGACGAGCAACGCGCCGTTCTCGCCGCCGCGTTGCGGGCCACCCCTCACCCGCACGGCGGCGCCGGGTTCGAGCACGCCACGGACGGGGCCGTCACCGCCGGCGCCGAGGAGGCGGGCGTGCGACGGACGACGGACGTGCCCGGCTGGCGGCGTGTCTCCGGTCTGCCGTTCGAGCCGAGCCGGGGCTTCCACGCCACGATCGGCCGGTTCGGGGAACGCCGGATCCTGTCGGTGAAGGGTGCGCCGGAGGAGGTCGTCGAGCGCTGCGCCACCCGTGGCGGCCGACCGCTGGACCAGCGGGAACGCGCGGACGTGCTCGCCGCCGGCGAGAAACTGGCGGCCGAGGGCCATCGCATCCTCGCGGTCGCGGAGCTGCGGGGCGCGGCCGGCGAGGAGTTGAGGGACGAGACGGTGCGGGGGCTGGACTTCGTCGGGTTCCTCGCCTTCGCCGACCGGGTGCGCGGCACCGCCGCCGAGGCGGTGCGCCACCTGGTGGACGCCGGGGTGCACATCGTGATGATCACCGGGGACCACCCGGGCACGGCCGGCGCGATGGCCGCCGAACTGGGCGTCCTGGACGGCAGGCGGGTGGTGACCGGCACCGAACTCGACGACCTGGACGACCGGGCGCTCGATGCCCTGCTCCCCGAGGTCGGGGTCGTCGCGCGCGGTACCCCCGTGCACAAGGTGCGCGTGGTGCAGGCGTTCCAGCGACTGGGACGCACCGTCGCGATGACCGGGGACGGCGCCAACGACGCGCCCGCGATCCGGCTCGCGGACGTCGGCATCGCGTTCGGGACGCGCGCCACGCCGGCGGCGCGCGCGGCGGCCGACCTGGTGGTCACGGACGACCGGCTGGAGACGGTGCTCGCCGCGCTGGTGGAGGGCCGCGCCATGTGGGCGTCCGTGCGGCAGGCGCTGGCGATCCTGGTCGGCGGCAACCTGGGCGAGATCGCCTTCACCCTCCTCGGCGCGGCCGCGACCGGGACCTCCCCCCTGACAGCCCGTCAACTGCTGCTGGTGAACCTGTTCACGGACCTGGCGCCGGCCATGGCGGTCGCCCTGCGCCCGCCGCGCCCCGAGGCCGCCGAGCGGATGCTGCACGAGGGACCGGAGGTCTCGCTGGGCACGGCCCTGACCGAGGAGACCGTGTGCCGGGCCGTCGCCACCGCCCTCGGTGCGACCGCCGCCTGGATCGTCGCCCGGTTCACGGGCCGCGCGGTGCGCCGTACGGTCGCCCTCGTCGCGCTGGTGGGCACACAGCTCGGGCAGACGCTGCTGGCCGGCGGCCGGAGCGGGGCGATCGTCGGATCCTCCCTCGGCTCGCTGGCGGCGCTGGCGGCCGTGGTGCAGACACCGGTGCTCAGCCAGTTCTTCGGCTGCACGCCGCTCGGCCCGCTCGCCTGGGGCATCGCGCTGTCCACCGCGGCGGCGGCGACGGTGAGTTCGCTGTTCCTTCCGCCGCTGATCGGCCGGATCCGGACCGCGCTTCCGCTGCCGACCCTCGCCAGGGCGTAG
- a CDS encoding PP2C family protein-serine/threonine phosphatase, giving the protein MGPRLDLAGLRQQWHSSHALLLLPIALIVVITVADIHSPTNVHLGPALVIAPALTLSFAGPRLTGLVGALAVAAQFLIAVLHGGLTTTNHIVQLLTLAVLSTLTVIYGAIRDRRRAQLAQVRSVAEAAQHVLLWPLPEQIGSLRVACLYLAAEDEAQIGGDLYAATRTDAAVRLLIGDVRGKGLSAIGEAALLLGAFREAAHRQASLLELAASLEHSVTRYLADFEPPEEFGERFATALLMEISDTDPMTWMTSCGHPPPLLLSPGHVVTVPSVHPAPPMGIGGRPADYTLDVFSFEPGDTLLLYTDGVIEARDAHNLFYPLAERVAQWTQTSPETLLHHVRRDLLAHAGGRLDDDAALIALQRAPVTHRGNRQGRIVHADGFRHRPGPRTDG; this is encoded by the coding sequence ATGGGTCCCCGCCTGGACCTCGCCGGCCTGCGGCAGCAGTGGCACTCGAGCCATGCGCTGCTGTTGCTCCCGATCGCGCTCATCGTGGTCATCACGGTGGCGGACATCCACTCACCCACAAACGTCCACCTGGGACCGGCACTGGTGATCGCCCCGGCGCTCACCCTGTCGTTCGCCGGCCCCCGGCTGACGGGCCTCGTCGGGGCGCTGGCGGTGGCTGCACAGTTCCTCATCGCCGTTCTGCACGGCGGGCTGACCACCACCAACCACATCGTGCAGCTGCTCACCCTCGCGGTGCTGTCCACGCTGACCGTGATCTACGGCGCGATCCGCGACCGGCGACGCGCGCAGCTGGCCCAGGTCAGATCCGTGGCCGAGGCGGCGCAGCACGTGCTGCTGTGGCCGCTGCCGGAGCAGATCGGCTCCCTGAGGGTCGCCTGCCTGTACCTGGCCGCCGAGGACGAGGCGCAGATCGGCGGCGACCTGTACGCGGCGACGCGCACCGACGCCGCGGTACGCCTCCTGATCGGCGATGTACGCGGCAAGGGCCTGTCGGCGATCGGCGAGGCCGCGCTGTTGCTCGGCGCGTTCCGGGAGGCCGCCCACCGGCAGGCCTCCCTGCTGGAGCTGGCCGCCTCCCTGGAACACAGCGTGACCCGGTACCTCGCCGACTTCGAACCCCCCGAGGAGTTCGGGGAACGGTTCGCCACCGCCCTGCTGATGGAGATCTCCGACACGGACCCGATGACGTGGATGACCAGCTGCGGGCACCCCCCGCCGCTGCTGCTCAGTCCCGGGCATGTCGTCACGGTGCCGAGCGTGCACCCCGCTCCCCCGATGGGCATCGGCGGGCGGCCGGCGGACTACACGCTGGACGTGTTCTCCTTCGAACCCGGTGACACCCTCCTGCTGTACACCGACGGCGTGATCGAGGCGCGGGATGCGCACAACCTCTTCTATCCGCTGGCGGAACGCGTCGCCCAGTGGACGCAGACCAGCCCCGAGACGCTGCTGCACCACGTCCGGCGCGACCTCCTCGCCCATGCCGGCGGACGCCTCGACGACGACGCCGCCCTCATCGCCCTGCAACGCGCCCCCGTCACCCACCGGGGCAACCGACAGGGGCGGATCGTCCATGCCGACGGCTTCCGTCACCGCCCGGGACCGCGGACGGACGGGTGA
- a CDS encoding cytochrome P450, protein MTHASLLHRITDYANRANPYPLYEELRRTPVLHEEDGGPYLVGSYWDILGLLHDPRISSDAGNLAAAGADEGVGAEETGLPPSFIRLDPPEHDRLRRIANRSFGPPHCPRRIDAMRGELADIVSGLIDGFGDARQIDVVDQFAYPFPVTVICRLLGVPREDEPRFRAWVEPIVASLDPQTQTGENEAERLQSTREARVQLGLYLAELVEQRRREPGNDMLSELVTSHGPDGPMTTMEVLSTSVLLLIAGHETTVNLITNGMLTLLRYPEFLRKLRDDPGLAVNVVEELLRYEPPVQLVPQRTSIADIEVRGVTIPKGSRIWLVLAAGNRDPERFEDPDRFDPYRGDIQHLGFGSGIHSCFGAPLARLEAQIALSELARRLDDPRLLEDPPPYRQNAVLRGPRHLAVGFEGVRP, encoded by the coding sequence ATGACGCACGCCTCGCTCCTGCACCGGATCACCGATTACGCCAACCGCGCGAACCCCTATCCGCTGTACGAGGAGCTCCGGAGGACTCCGGTGCTGCACGAGGAGGACGGCGGTCCCTACCTCGTCGGTTCGTACTGGGACATCCTGGGCCTGCTGCATGACCCGCGGATCAGCTCGGACGCCGGCAACCTCGCCGCGGCGGGAGCCGACGAAGGGGTCGGGGCGGAGGAGACGGGACTGCCGCCGAGCTTCATCCGCCTCGACCCTCCGGAGCACGACCGGCTGCGGCGGATCGCCAACCGGTCCTTCGGGCCGCCGCACTGCCCCCGCCGGATCGACGCGATGCGCGGTGAACTCGCCGATATCGTCAGCGGGTTGATCGACGGCTTCGGGGACGCGCGGCAGATCGATGTGGTGGACCAGTTCGCGTACCCCTTCCCGGTGACCGTCATCTGCAGGCTGCTCGGGGTGCCTCGCGAGGACGAACCGCGCTTTCGCGCCTGGGTCGAACCGATCGTGGCCAGTCTGGATCCGCAGACGCAGACGGGTGAGAACGAGGCCGAACGCCTGCAGTCCACGCGGGAGGCACGGGTGCAACTGGGCCTGTATCTGGCGGAGCTGGTCGAGCAGCGGAGGAGGGAACCCGGGAACGACATGCTGTCCGAGCTGGTGACGAGCCACGGCCCGGACGGCCCGATGACGACGATGGAGGTGCTCAGCACGTCGGTGCTGCTGCTGATCGCGGGCCACGAGACGACGGTCAACCTGATCACCAACGGCATGCTGACCCTGCTGCGGTACCCCGAGTTCCTGCGCAAACTGCGCGACGACCCCGGCCTGGCCGTCAACGTGGTGGAGGAGCTGCTGCGTTACGAGCCTCCCGTGCAGCTCGTGCCGCAGCGGACCTCTATCGCGGACATCGAGGTGCGCGGGGTCACCATTCCGAAGGGTTCGAGGATCTGGCTCGTCCTGGCCGCGGGCAACCGCGACCCGGAGCGGTTCGAGGACCCCGACCGGTTCGATCCGTACCGGGGCGACATCCAGCACCTCGGCTTCGGCAGCGGCATCCACTCGTGTTTCGGTGCTCCGCTGGCGCGGCTGGAAGCGCAGATCGCGCTGTCCGAACTGGCCCGCAGGCTCGATGATCCCCGTCTCCTCGAGGACCCGCCGCCCTACCGGCAGAACGCGGTGCTGCGCGGGCCGCGCCATCTGGCCGTCGGCTTCGAGGGTGTGCGTCCCTAG
- a CDS encoding YihY/virulence factor BrkB family protein, with protein sequence MTRLLKREDKDHRARHGHGRGAADRRTGPAPDSTDAPPGPDPEVERRAPQAPTELPRRSWRAVLRGTLREFGNDELTDRAAALTYYGVLSLFPALLVLVSLLDIAGRSATDKVLASLKQFAPGAARDIVTRAVAQLQGHSGAGSVMAFVGLALALWSASGYIGAFIRTANAVYDIPEGRPLWKVLPLRLAVTAVLMVLALASALIVVFTGGLAHQAGTALGIGHTALMVWSIAKWPVLVALVTIMLAILYWATPNAKVHGFRWITPGSVLALVLWMGASGGFAVYVAAFSSYNKTYGTMAGVIVFLVWLWMGNLAILLGLEFDAETARQRAIAGGLPPDQEPYTEPRDTRAWDEEDRRRVD encoded by the coding sequence ATGACTCGGCTGCTGAAACGGGAAGACAAGGATCATCGAGCGCGCCATGGCCACGGACGGGGGGCGGCGGACCGCCGTACCGGGCCCGCCCCGGATTCCACCGACGCGCCGCCCGGACCGGACCCGGAGGTGGAGCGCAGGGCCCCCCAGGCGCCGACCGAGTTGCCCCGGCGCTCGTGGCGGGCGGTGCTCAGGGGCACGCTGCGCGAGTTCGGGAACGACGAACTGACCGACCGGGCCGCGGCCCTGACCTACTACGGGGTGCTGTCCCTCTTCCCGGCCCTGCTGGTGCTGGTGTCCCTGCTGGACATCGCCGGGCGGTCGGCGACCGACAAGGTGCTGGCCAGCCTCAAACAGTTCGCCCCGGGCGCGGCCCGGGACATCGTCACCCGGGCCGTGGCGCAGTTGCAGGGACACAGCGGCGCCGGGTCCGTGATGGCGTTCGTGGGCCTGGCGCTGGCGCTGTGGTCGGCGTCGGGTTACATCGGCGCGTTCATCCGCACCGCGAACGCCGTCTACGACATCCCCGAGGGCCGGCCCCTGTGGAAGGTCCTGCCCCTGCGGCTGGCGGTCACCGCCGTGCTCATGGTGCTGGCCCTGGCGAGCGCGCTGATCGTGGTGTTCACCGGCGGACTGGCGCACCAGGCGGGCACGGCACTGGGGATCGGGCACACGGCGCTCATGGTGTGGTCGATCGCCAAGTGGCCCGTCCTCGTCGCCCTGGTGACGATCATGCTGGCGATCCTTTACTGGGCCACGCCGAACGCCAAGGTCCACGGCTTCCGGTGGATCACACCGGGCAGCGTGCTGGCGCTGGTGCTCTGGATGGGCGCGTCCGGTGGGTTCGCGGTCTACGTCGCCGCCTTCTCCTCGTACAACAAGACCTACGGCACCATGGCGGGCGTCATCGTCTTCCTGGTGTGGCTGTGGATGGGCAATCTGGCGATCCTGCTGGGCCTGGAGTTCGACGCCGAGACCGCACGGCAGCGGGCCATCGCCGGCGGTCTTCCCCCCGACCAGGAGCCGTACACCGAGCCACGGGACACCCGCGCGTGGGACGAGGAGGACCGGCGCCGCGTGGACTGA
- a CDS encoding alkaline phosphatase family protein has product MFRRPARPVTAVAAALAAVGALTATATAPASAHTPVARAGATARHVLLLSVDGLHQSDLAWYVAHHPDSALARLATGGVEYTHASTTVPSDSFPGMIGQLTGGNPGTTGVYYDDTYSNALLPAGTTGCTGAKPGAEVDLTEDLDRNKDSLDAGQGLSGLPGSILNMTGDASSLTDPSKLPVDPKTCKPVYPHSYLKVNTVFDVARKAGLRTAWSDKHVAYEILDGPSGTGVQDLFAPEINSAATGYPAGDDWTKDNAATEQYDGYKVRAVLNEIDGYDHSRTHEVGTPAVFGMNFQSVSTAQKLPGSDGLTGGYLAKGVPGPLLVKNLAFVDKEVGAFLAELRRRHLDGSTTVILSAKHGQSPTDPKALTRIDDGPLLDGLNAAWKAAHPGAGDLVAHAVDDDAMLLWLTDRSTAATEFAKAYLLARSGTGNGIDGTAKPFTASGLKTLYAGAAAARYFHVLPGDARVPDLFGVTQYGVVYTGGKGKIAEHGGAHADDLDVPLVVSGAGAPRGVRVGGSVETTQIAPTILRLLGLNPEALDAVRVEHTRVLPTR; this is encoded by the coding sequence TTGTTCAGACGTCCTGCCCGTCCCGTCACGGCGGTCGCCGCCGCACTCGCCGCCGTCGGTGCGCTCACGGCCACGGCCACCGCACCCGCCTCGGCGCACACCCCCGTCGCCCGCGCGGGCGCCACGGCCCGGCATGTCCTGCTGCTGTCGGTCGACGGGCTGCACCAGTCCGACCTGGCCTGGTACGTCGCCCACCACCCCGACTCGGCACTCGCACGGCTCGCCACGGGCGGTGTGGAGTACACCCACGCGAGCACCACCGTCCCCTCCGACTCGTTCCCCGGCATGATCGGCCAGCTCACGGGCGGGAATCCCGGCACCACGGGCGTCTACTACGACGACACCTACAGCAACGCCCTCCTCCCTGCCGGGACCACCGGCTGCACGGGTGCCAAGCCCGGCGCCGAGGTGGACCTCACCGAGGACCTCGACCGGAACAAGGACTCCCTGGACGCCGGACAGGGGCTCTCAGGACTGCCCGGCAGCATCCTGAACATGACCGGTGACGCCAGCTCGCTGACAGACCCGTCGAAGCTGCCGGTCGACCCGAAGACGTGCAAGCCCGTCTACCCGCACAGCTATCTGAAGGTGAACACGGTCTTCGACGTGGCCCGCAAGGCCGGGCTGCGGACCGCCTGGTCGGACAAGCACGTGGCGTACGAGATTCTGGACGGGCCCTCCGGCACCGGTGTCCAGGACTTGTTCGCCCCCGAGATCAACAGCGCGGCGACCGGCTATCCGGCGGGCGACGACTGGACGAAGGACAACGCGGCGACCGAGCAGTACGACGGCTACAAGGTGCGGGCCGTCCTCAATGAGATCGACGGCTACGACCACAGCCGTACGCACGAGGTGGGCACCCCGGCGGTCTTCGGCATGAACTTCCAGTCCGTGTCGACCGCCCAGAAGCTGCCCGGATCCGACGGCCTGACGGGTGGTTACCTGGCGAAGGGGGTGCCCGGCCCGCTTCTGGTGAAGAACCTCGCGTTCGTCGACAAGGAGGTCGGGGCGTTCCTCGCGGAACTCCGCCGGCGGCATCTGGACGGCAGTACGACGGTCATCCTGTCGGCCAAGCACGGGCAGTCGCCGACCGACCCGAAGGCGCTGACGCGGATCGATGACGGCCCGCTCCTCGACGGCCTGAACGCCGCGTGGAAGGCCGCGCATCCGGGCGCCGGTGACCTGGTCGCGCACGCCGTGGACGACGACGCGATGCTCCTGTGGCTCACCGACCGGTCCACGGCCGCGACCGAATTCGCCAAGGCGTACCTGCTCGCCCGGTCCGGCACCGGCAACGGGATCGACGGCACGGCCAAGCCCTTCACCGCGAGCGGGCTGAAGACGCTGTACGCCGGTGCGGCGGCTGCCCGCTACTTCCACGTCCTGCCGGGCGACGCGCGTGTGCCGGACCTGTTCGGCGTGACTCAGTACGGCGTCGTGTACACCGGCGGCAAGGGCAAGATCGCCGAGCACGGGGGCGCCCACGCCGACGACCTGGACGTCCCGCTCGTCGTCTCCGGCGCCGGCGCACCGCGGGGTGTGCGGGTCGGCGGCTCGGTGGAGACCACGCAGATCGCGCCGACGATCCTGCGGCTGCTCGGGCTCAATCCCGAGGCCCTGGACGCGGTACGGGTGGAACACACCCGCGTGCTGCCGACGCGCTGA